One part of the Schistocerca piceifrons isolate TAMUIC-IGC-003096 chromosome 2, iqSchPice1.1, whole genome shotgun sequence genome encodes these proteins:
- the LOC124775857 gene encoding ankyrin-1-like, giving the protein MYANNTIREFHSAVRAGNFQDVMDMLTKGADVEAADIFKVRALHIAAEQGHLDILKELIARGCKVNAQASCSTPLFKELERGMTPLHLATRHADPMITLTLISAGANVNAKSSSKVSPLHLAAQYGHLPVVKALVTANADVNAEDNKKVTPLFFAVAQNFEDVAEFLVQSRARVNARNAERGTPLHFAAERGNVNITKLLIQNKAAINSETLEGFTPLHVAIQNRQAAVSQFLINSGADVNARDNERWTPLHNAAYSGYPAETARLLIAKGASVNARDKIGRTPLHFAAENNFTDVVTILIKNKADVNVTDSRRWTPLHCAAYEGHWDTIKILIASGAEIDPRTEKQTTPLHFAADYWHVEAVKYLLAEGAAVNAADNTDWTPLHFAADERSTQITPKRSGHSGTQAPDSKLNTMKALIENGADINAKGSNDETALHVAVEYGDPVVARYLLENGAYYNAITQSLFGTITASDIAALKRHENVNALFRATDKLFQAVKRGKCAEIEKCFQEGASANSRSIQYETPLIYASWKGNLAVVNVLLKNGAGINLSNSSGITALHYAAKFGHHEILCTLLQHGAVYNAKTKTGRKSPLHFAQEGGQKEVTQTLNLIESMFSRISKNDNTVLKELNELKDIKYAEFLAIKNCKNVNKESLSQIASKNGYDELCKFFSDL; this is encoded by the coding sequence ATGTACGCGAACAACACCATTAGAGAATTCCACTCTGCGGTAAGAGCCGGCAACTTCCAAGATGTTATGGATATGCTGACGAAAGGAGCAGACGTCGAAGCAGCAGACATTTTCAAGGTACGAGCGCTACACATTGCTGCGGAGCAAGGGCATTTGGACATTCTTAAAGAGCTTATCGCACGGGGCTGTAAAGTAAATGCACAGGCGTCTTGCTCTACTCCGTTGTTTAAGGAACTGGAACGGGGAATGACGCCGTTACATTTAGCAACTAGACATGCCGACCCAATGATCACGCTCACATTGATAAGTGCAGGCGCTAATGTGAACGCTAAAAGTAGCTCCAAAGTGTCCCCACTGCACCTTGCGGCACAGTACGGTCATTTGCCCGTGGTGAAGGCTCTAGTTACTGCGAATGCAGACGTGAACGCCGAGGACAACAAAAAAGTCACCCCACTATTTTTCGCTGTAGCGCAGAATTTTGAAGATGTGGCCGAATTTCTTGTTCAAAGCCGTGCTCGTGTAAATGCTAGAAATGCAGAGCGTGGAACACCATTGCATTTCGCAGCAGAAAGGGGGAACGTAAACATAACAAAGCTGCTGATCCAGAACAAGGCCGCGATTAATTCAGAGACTCTGGAAGGCTTCACTCCGCTACATGTGGCCATACAAAACAGACAGGCTGCAGTGAGCCAGTTTTTGATTAACAGTGGAGCAGATGTGAATGCGAGAGATAACGAGAGGTGGACTCCTTTGCATAATGCAGCATACAGTGGTTACCCAGCGGAAACCGCTAGACTTTTGATTGCGAAAGGTGCTAGTGTGAATGCGAGGGACAAGATTGGAAGAACACCCTTGCACTTTGCTGCAGAGAACAATTTTACCGATGTTGTTACCATCCTCATCAAGAACAAAGCTGACGTGAATGTCACTGACAGTCGAAGGTGGACACCATTGCATTGCGCCGCTTACGAGGGTCATTGGGATACTATAAAAATTCTTATCGCTAGTGGTGCTGAAATTGATCCGAGGACAGAAAAGCAGACAACACCATTGCATTTCGCAGCGGACTACTGGCACGTCGAAGCAGTGAAATACCTTTTGGCAGAAGGAGCAGCAGTTAACGCAGCTGACAACACAGACTGGACGCCGCTTCACTTTGCAGCTGATGAGCGTTCCACCCAAATCACTCCGAAAAGGTCCGGACACTCAGGTACACAGGCGCCGGATTCGAAACTAAACACTATGAAAGCTCTCATTGAAAacggagcagatataaatgcaaaggGAAGCAACGATGAAACAGCTCTGCATGTAGCCGTAGAGTATGGCGATCCAGTAGTTGCAAGGTACTTATTAGAGAATGGTGCATACTACAACGCAATTACGCAATCTTTGTTTGGTACCATAACAGCATCAGACATTGCTGCGCTAAAAAGACACGAGAATGTAAATGCTTTATTCCGTGCTACAGATAAGCTGTTTCAAGCTGTGAAAAGAGGCAAGTGTgctgaaattgaaaaatgttttcAAGAAGGGGCATCAGCCAACAGCAGAAGTATCCAGTATGAAACACCGCTTATATATGCATCTTGGAAAGGAAATTTAGCCGTTGTTAATGTTTTGCTTAAAAATGGAGCGGGTATTAATTTGAGCAATAGTAGTGGCATTACTGCTCTGCATTATGCAGCAAAATTTGGGCATCATGAAATATTGTGCACCTTATTGCAACATGGTGCAGTATATAATGCAAAAaccaaaacaggcagaaaatcACCACTACATTTCGCTCAAGAAGGAGGACAAAAAGAAGTCACACAGACTCTAAACCTGATTGAAAGCATGTTTAGTAGAATAAGCAAAAATGATAACACAGTGCTGAAAGAGTTAAATGAATTAAAGGATATAAAGTACGCTGAATTTCTTGcaataaaaaactgcaaaaatgtaaataaagaatcTCTGTCACAAATAGCTTCAAAAAATGGATATGATgaactttgtaaatttttttctgatttgtaa